The proteins below come from a single Cystobacter ferrugineus genomic window:
- the pqqC gene encoding pyrroloquinoline-quinone synthase PqqC, producing the protein MSDKTPLTRAEFEQALRAKGAYYHIHHPYHVAMYEGRATREQIQGWVANRFYYQVNIPLKDAAILANCPDREIRREWIQRLLDHDGAPGQDGGIEAWLRLGQAVGLDPDQLRSQELVLPGVRFAVDAYVNFARRASWQEAASSSLTELFAPQIHQSRLDTWPRHYPWIDPSGYEYFRTRLGQARRDVEHGLEITLAHYTTYEDQQRMLEILQFKLDILWTMLDAMSMAYELNRPPYHTVTNQRAWHKGIAL; encoded by the coding sequence ATGAGCGACAAGACACCGCTGACCCGCGCCGAATTCGAACAGGCCCTGCGCGCCAAGGGCGCCTACTACCACATCCACCACCCCTATCACGTGGCGATGTACGAGGGCCGCGCGACCCGCGAGCAGATCCAGGGCTGGGTCGCCAACCGCTTCTACTACCAGGTCAACATCCCGCTGAAGGATGCCGCGATCCTGGCCAACTGCCCGGACCGGGAGATCCGCCGCGAGTGGATCCAGCGCCTGCTCGACCACGACGGCGCCCCTGGCCAGGACGGCGGCATCGAGGCCTGGCTCCGCCTCGGCCAGGCCGTGGGCCTGGATCCCGACCAGCTACGCTCCCAGGAGCTGGTGCTGCCCGGCGTGCGCTTCGCGGTCGACGCCTACGTCAACTTCGCCCGCCGCGCTAGCTGGCAGGAAGCGGCCAGCAGCTCGCTGACCGAGCTGTTCGCCCCGCAGATCCACCAGTCGCGCCTGGACACCTGGCCGCGGCACTACCCCTGGATCGATCCGAGCGGCTACGAGTACTTCCGCACCCGCCTGGGCCAGGCCCGGCGCGACGTCGAGCACGGCCTGGAGATCACCCTCGCCCACTACACCACCTACGAGGACCAGCAGCGCATGCTGGAGATCCTGCAGTTCAAGCTGGATATCCTCTGGACCATGCTCGACGCCATGAGCATGGCCTACGAGCTGAACCGCCCGCCCTACCACACCGTCACCAACCAGCGCGCCTGGCACAAGGGGATCGCCCTATGA
- the gndA gene encoding NADP-dependent phosphogluconate dehydrogenase — protein sequence MSPTPLVVQKDELGRRGAEWIARALLEAVAGGQRASLALSGGSTTGQVYRELAKQDVPWALVDFYFVDERFVPPDSPDSNYLLAKQTLLEPLGIQPHQVFRMQGERADREQAARDYEKLLPEVLDVVVLGMGEDGHTASLFPGHAALQEKERRVLAVVGPKPPPWRMTLTLPVLQSARKVLGLVSGAGKQDIVRRFRAGEDLPAARVKQTQWMMDEAAAGQTPEPSANTGAKDMSTTTQPLAQFGVVGMGVMGQSLALNVADRGFRVAVWDIEPKRFEDLRHKGAPPSLQGHAALEDFVGALERPRRILMMVTAGAPVDSVMERLAPLLAPGDIVLDGGNSWFQDTRRREAAWKQKGLHFLGVGVSGGEEGARHGPSLMPGGPAEAYALVRPVLEAIAARSEEGVCVTHVGPDGAGHFVKMVHNGIEYADMQLLAETYDLLRRGLGMSADALAGLFEQWNQGIAESFLLETTIRVLRKKDAETGKPLVEQVLDKAGQKGTGKWTVQVALDLGVSVPSIAGALDARNLSSLKEERVAAGRVLAAPQGEALSAEEKANLAAWAHDALYAARVATYAQGLRLIQAASQEYKWNVSLSEMARIWRAGCIIRARLLTPLREAFEKTPDLKNLMVAEGLAPVLEKMAPAWRRTVGVATRLGIPVPVLGASLAYFDSYRSPELPQNLTQAQRDAFGAHTYQRRDRPDAGFIHSDWS from the coding sequence ATGAGCCCCACGCCTCTAGTGGTACAGAAGGACGAGCTGGGCCGGCGGGGCGCGGAGTGGATCGCCCGCGCCCTGCTCGAGGCCGTGGCGGGAGGCCAGCGCGCCAGCCTCGCCCTGTCCGGTGGAAGCACGACGGGGCAGGTGTACCGGGAGCTGGCGAAGCAGGACGTGCCCTGGGCGCTGGTGGACTTCTACTTCGTGGACGAGCGCTTCGTGCCGCCGGACAGCCCGGACAGCAACTACCTGCTGGCGAAGCAGACGCTGCTCGAGCCCCTGGGCATCCAGCCCCATCAGGTGTTCCGGATGCAGGGCGAGCGCGCGGACCGCGAGCAGGCGGCGCGCGACTACGAGAAGCTGCTGCCCGAGGTGCTGGACGTGGTGGTGCTGGGCATGGGAGAGGATGGCCACACGGCCTCGCTCTTCCCCGGCCACGCCGCGCTCCAGGAGAAGGAGCGGCGGGTGCTCGCGGTGGTGGGCCCCAAACCGCCCCCGTGGCGCATGACGCTGACGCTGCCCGTGCTCCAGTCCGCCCGGAAGGTGCTGGGGCTGGTGAGTGGCGCGGGCAAGCAGGACATCGTGCGCCGCTTCCGCGCGGGCGAGGACCTGCCGGCGGCGCGGGTGAAGCAGACGCAGTGGATGATGGATGAGGCCGCGGCGGGGCAGACGCCCGAGCCCTCGGCGAACACCGGAGCCAAGGACATGAGCACGACGACACAGCCCCTCGCGCAGTTCGGCGTGGTGGGCATGGGGGTGATGGGACAGAGCCTCGCGCTCAACGTGGCGGACCGGGGCTTCCGCGTCGCCGTCTGGGACATCGAGCCCAAGCGCTTCGAGGACCTGCGCCACAAGGGCGCGCCACCGAGCCTCCAGGGCCACGCCGCGCTGGAGGACTTCGTGGGCGCGCTGGAGCGGCCCCGCCGCATCCTGATGATGGTGACGGCCGGAGCGCCGGTGGACTCGGTGATGGAGCGCCTGGCGCCGCTGCTCGCGCCGGGGGACATCGTCCTGGACGGCGGCAACTCCTGGTTCCAGGACACCCGGCGGCGCGAGGCGGCGTGGAAGCAGAAGGGGCTGCACTTCCTCGGTGTGGGCGTGTCCGGCGGCGAGGAGGGCGCGCGTCATGGCCCCTCGCTCATGCCCGGCGGCCCGGCCGAGGCGTACGCGCTGGTGCGTCCGGTGCTCGAGGCCATCGCCGCCCGGAGCGAGGAGGGCGTGTGCGTCACCCACGTGGGCCCGGATGGCGCGGGCCACTTCGTGAAGATGGTGCACAACGGCATCGAGTACGCCGACATGCAACTGCTCGCGGAGACGTATGACCTGTTGCGCCGCGGGCTCGGGATGTCGGCGGACGCACTCGCGGGGCTCTTCGAGCAGTGGAACCAGGGCATCGCCGAGTCCTTCCTCCTGGAGACGACGATCCGGGTGCTGCGCAAGAAGGACGCGGAGACGGGCAAGCCGCTGGTGGAGCAGGTGCTGGACAAGGCGGGCCAGAAGGGCACGGGCAAGTGGACGGTGCAGGTGGCGCTCGACCTGGGCGTGTCCGTGCCGTCCATCGCCGGAGCGCTCGACGCGCGCAACCTGTCCTCGCTGAAGGAGGAGCGCGTGGCGGCGGGCCGCGTGCTGGCCGCGCCCCAGGGCGAGGCACTCAGCGCGGAGGAGAAGGCGAACCTGGCGGCGTGGGCGCATGACGCGCTGTACGCGGCCCGGGTGGCCACGTACGCACAGGGCCTGCGCCTCATCCAGGCGGCGAGCCAGGAGTACAAGTGGAACGTGTCGCTCTCGGAGATGGCGCGCATCTGGCGGGCCGGCTGCATCATCCGCGCGCGGCTGCTCACGCCCCTGCGCGAGGCCTTCGAGAAGACGCCGGACCTGAAGAACCTGATGGTGGCCGAGGGGCTGGCGCCGGTGCTCGAGAAGATGGCGCCCGCGTGGCGGCGCACCGTGGGAGTGGCCACGCGGCTGGGCATCCCCGTGCCGGTGCTCGGCGCGAGCCTCGCCTACTTCGACAGCTACCGCAGCCCGGAGCTGCCGCAGAACCTCACCCAGGCCCAGCGTGACGCCTTCGGCGCCCACACCTACCAGCGCCGCGACCGGCCCGACGCCGGCTTCATCCACTCCGACTGGAGTTGA
- the pqqB gene encoding pyrroloquinoline quinone biosynthesis protein PqqB: MYIQILGSAAGGGFPQWNCNCANCKGYRDGTLRAQARTQSSIALSDDGVHWILCNASPDIRAQLQSFAPMQPARALRDTGINAIILLDSQIDHTTGLLSLREGCPHQVWCTDMVHQDLTTGFPLFKMLSHWNGGLQWNRIELEGSFTIEACPNLKFTPFPLRSAAPPYSPHRFDPHPGDNLGLVVEDLRTGGKLFYAPGLYQVDDALKQHMADADCLLVDGTLWSDDEMQRRGVGTRTGREMGHLCQAGPGGMLELLDGFEKPRKVLIHINNTNPILDEDSPERAEVERRSVEVAFDGMSIEL; the protein is encoded by the coding sequence ATGTACATTCAGATTCTAGGTTCAGCCGCCGGCGGTGGTTTCCCACAGTGGAACTGCAACTGCGCCAACTGCAAGGGTTACCGCGACGGTACCCTGCGAGCCCAGGCCCGCACCCAGTCCTCCATTGCCCTGTCCGATGACGGCGTGCACTGGATCCTGTGCAACGCCTCGCCCGACATTCGTGCTCAATTGCAGTCCTTCGCACCGATGCAACCGGCCAGGGCCCTGCGCGACACCGGCATCAATGCGATCATCCTGCTCGACAGCCAGATCGACCACACCACCGGCCTCTTGAGCCTGCGTGAAGGCTGCCCGCATCAGGTCTGGTGCACCGACATGGTCCACCAGGACCTGACCACCGGCTTCCCGCTGTTCAAGATGCTCAGCCACTGGAACGGTGGCCTTCAGTGGAACCGCATCGAACTCGAAGGCAGCTTCACCATCGAAGCCTGCCCGAACCTGAAGTTCACCCCCTTCCCGCTGCGCAGCGCCGCGCCGCCCTATTCGCCGCACCGTTTCGACCCGCACCCGGGCGACAACCTGGGCCTGGTGGTCGAGGACCTGCGCACGGGTGGCAAGCTGTTCTATGCGCCTGGCCTGTACCAGGTCGACGACGCGCTCAAGCAGCACATGGCCGACGCCGACTGCCTGCTGGTCGACGGCACGCTGTGGTCGGACGACGAGATGCAGCGCCGCGGCGTCGGCACCCGTACCGGCCGCGAGATGGGCCACCTGTGCCAGGCCGGTCCCGGCGGCATGCTGGAACTGCTCGACGGCTTCGAGAAGCCGCGCAAGGTGCTCATCCACATCAACAACACCAACCCCATCCTCGACGAAGACTCGCCCGAGCGTGCCGAGGTCGAGCGCCGGAGCGTGGAAGTCGCCTTCGACGGCATGAGCATCGAGCTGTAG
- a CDS encoding MBL fold metallo-hydrolase, with the protein MSHSSRLLCLAATLTLAGCTATSHLTQASALGRASRSSELLAVIDQPGPIEARTVRSTRWAVPRAGLINLEHPQAKQAGLTDGDEPIEVDFHVIQHPRFGTFLIDTGVERALRDAPDKAAIRGLVARELHAEKMDFAQPLGDWLSARSEPVAGVFFTHLHLDHVSGAPDLPKTTPLYAGPGETTPRGVLNVFTRGSIDRALAGLPPVSEWGFTADADGRFAGVVDVFGDGSFYALWTPGHTPGSTAYLARTTEGPVLFTGDTSHTVWGWEHDVEPGTFTADHAANAKSLAALRALVREHPAISVRLGHQSPQ; encoded by the coding sequence ATGAGCCACTCCTCCCGCCTCCTCTGCCTCGCCGCGACGCTGACCCTGGCCGGCTGCACGGCCACGTCGCACCTCACCCAGGCCTCCGCGCTCGGCCGCGCGAGCCGGTCGAGCGAGCTCCTCGCCGTCATCGACCAGCCGGGTCCCATCGAGGCGCGGACCGTGCGCTCGACACGGTGGGCGGTGCCGCGCGCGGGGCTCATCAACCTGGAACACCCCCAGGCGAAGCAGGCCGGCCTCACCGACGGCGACGAGCCCATCGAAGTGGACTTCCATGTCATCCAGCATCCGCGCTTCGGCACCTTCCTCATCGACACGGGCGTGGAGCGTGCGCTGCGCGACGCACCGGACAAGGCCGCGATCCGGGGCCTCGTCGCCCGCGAGCTGCATGCCGAGAAGATGGATTTCGCGCAGCCCCTGGGTGATTGGCTCTCGGCACGGTCCGAGCCGGTCGCGGGCGTCTTCTTCACGCACCTGCACCTGGATCATGTCTCCGGCGCACCGGATCTGCCGAAGACGACGCCCCTCTACGCGGGCCCCGGCGAGACGACGCCTCGCGGAGTCCTCAACGTCTTCACCCGCGGCAGCATTGATCGGGCGCTCGCCGGGCTGCCTCCCGTGAGCGAGTGGGGCTTCACCGCCGATGCGGATGGGCGCTTCGCGGGGGTCGTCGATGTCTTCGGGGATGGCTCGTTCTATGCGCTGTGGACGCCGGGCCACACCCCGGGCAGCACCGCGTACCTGGCGCGCACGACCGAGGGGCCGGTGCTCTTCACCGGGGATACCTCGCACACCGTGTGGGGCTGGGAGCACGACGTCGAGCCCGGCACCTTCACGGCGGATCATGCCGCCAACGCGAAGAGCCTGGCCGCGCTCCGTGCGCTGGTGCGCGAGCACCCCGCGATCTCCGTGCGCCTGGGACATCAGTCTCCACAGTAG
- the pqqD gene encoding pyrroloquinoline quinone biosynthesis peptide chaperone PqqD — protein sequence MSFDRNLTPRWRHGYRFQYEPAQKAHVLLYPEGMIKLNESAAAIGGLIDGARSVKVIIDELDQRYPGVPELGEDVEQFMEVARAQHWIELG from the coding sequence ATGAGTTTCGATCGCAACCTGACGCCCCGCTGGCGTCACGGCTATCGGTTCCAGTACGAGCCGGCCCAGAAAGCTCACGTCCTGCTCTACCCTGAAGGAATGATCAAGCTCAACGAGAGCGCCGCCGCCATCGGCGGTCTGATCGACGGCGCCCGCTCCGTGAAGGTGATCATCGACGAGCTGGACCAGCGCTACCCCGGCGTCCCCGAGCTCGGTGAAGACGTCGAGCAATTCATGGAGGTCGCCCGTGCACAGCACTGGATCGAACTTGGCTGA
- the pqqA gene encoding pyrroloquinoline quinone precursor peptide PqqA: MWTKPAYTDLRIGFEVTMYVSNR, from the coding sequence ATGTGGACCAAGCCTGCTTACACCGACCTGCGCATCGGCTTCGAAGTCACCATGTACGTTTCCAACCGCTGA
- a CDS encoding LysR family transcriptional regulator — MGLAWDDVQLFLAIAETGSLSAASKRLKVGQPTVSRRLADLEYRLGAQLFQRQVAGAVLTSAGERLLEPARHMAEWAAEVERAAELTGSAPGPRGVVRVTAAPGMAFEFVAPLAAVVRERYPELRLEVLSAVERLDLTRGEADLALRLQPVISNELVVLGSVTAPNAVMVAKSYAARLPRRPKLHELDWIAWSPPFDDVPPNPQLKSLIPDFRPVFTSDNYLVQWRACEAGLGAMIFGRVRYRFSLFSKLVPLDIDLGPHGQSTTHLVCAKSALALPRVRAVADLILEEFTRPTRL; from the coding sequence ATGGGCCTTGCCTGGGATGACGTGCAGCTCTTCCTCGCCATCGCCGAGACGGGAAGCCTCTCGGCGGCGAGCAAGCGGCTGAAGGTGGGGCAACCCACGGTGAGCCGGCGGCTGGCGGACCTGGAGTACCGGCTGGGGGCGCAGCTCTTCCAGCGACAGGTCGCGGGCGCGGTGCTGACGAGCGCGGGAGAACGGCTCCTGGAACCCGCGAGGCACATGGCCGAGTGGGCCGCCGAGGTGGAGCGTGCCGCCGAACTCACGGGGAGCGCGCCGGGTCCACGGGGGGTGGTGCGGGTGACCGCGGCGCCCGGCATGGCCTTCGAGTTCGTCGCGCCGCTCGCGGCGGTGGTGCGCGAGCGCTACCCGGAACTGCGGCTCGAGGTGCTCTCGGCGGTGGAGCGCCTCGATCTGACCCGAGGGGAGGCCGACCTGGCCTTGCGGCTCCAACCCGTCATCTCGAACGAGCTCGTGGTCCTGGGGAGCGTCACCGCTCCCAACGCGGTGATGGTGGCGAAGTCCTACGCGGCGCGGCTGCCCCGCAGGCCGAAGCTGCACGAACTCGACTGGATTGCCTGGTCCCCCCCGTTCGACGACGTGCCTCCCAATCCGCAGCTCAAGTCCCTCATCCCCGACTTCCGGCCGGTCTTCACCTCCGACAACTACCTGGTGCAGTGGCGAGCTTGCGAGGCGGGTCTGGGCGCGATGATCTTCGGCCGCGTGCGCTACCGCTTCTCGTTGTTCTCGAAGCTCGTGCCCCTCGACATCGATCTGGGCCCTCATGGTCAGTCGACCACGCATCTGGTCTGCGCGAAGAGCGCGCTCGCGCTGCCTCGCGTGCGGGCCGTGGCGGATCTCATTCTGGAGGAATTCACCCGGCCCACGCGCCTGTGA
- the pqqF gene encoding pyrroloquinoline quinone biosynthesis protein PqqF, translating to MTESIDQGRESLVLAHGLRVRLRHEPRLRRAAAWLRVEAGSHDVDARWPGLAHFLEHLVFLGTERFPREQGLMAFVQRHGGQVNARTSERTTDYFFELPQAVFGEGLERLCDMLARPRLAIEDQQREREVLHAEFIAWSRDTQAQHLFGLAGGVSARHPLRAFHAGNRDSLPVASPEFQQALHDFHQRYYRTGQMTLQLVGPQPPRILAGLARDADAALAAGPRSANAPVETLLGDPGEAPPASDPQRLNLLFACDGLPPGTDEALRFLELWAGSAHPGGLLAELRRLGWAQSLSLSPLYQYADQALVNFEVQLTEAGRQSRAAAQALCFDWLKYFQSHAGWEPLREEYRLLRGRQSRTEGALELARRLAHGQLPELPDESVPALRALLERFTPQALLAPGAQALDEPPRLPPFGPWRLPPRNRFLRGQRQPTQASPRIAALAHGEPEPNRGLEGAVHLRWRLANRHHAALWHMLDASLRRLGEEARQAGVQLEFSRLGPDWQLRLCGVREPLPAILEQAVELLQRPAPESWRQASPPPRQQVPIRELLAQWPEHGLGHYRPARNDSSELHPEALQRLWQQARWDGLVLDFDDADRLALDAVAARLPGSASNDLLQPSTLPDRASWSQVACGSDEHALLVWCPAPSVSIEDEAAWRALAQLLQAPFYQRLRTELQLGYAVFSAFRQLAGRPGLLFGVQSPGSDCAALWGHIAEFLNALPERLAQWPGTRLREQCAALADSLDGGNLGLAQRLEMQWQGRLAGRSSDYSNTLRESYSNTLRESVVQLEGPALVEAAHRLLASQVRWTALATGPCPGASWYEAV from the coding sequence ATGACCGAATCCATCGACCAGGGCCGCGAGAGCCTCGTCCTCGCCCATGGCTTGCGCGTGCGCCTGCGCCATGAGCCCCGCCTGCGTCGTGCCGCCGCCTGGCTGCGGGTCGAGGCCGGCAGCCACGACGTCGACGCGCGGTGGCCGGGGCTGGCGCACTTCCTCGAGCACCTGGTGTTCCTCGGCACGGAGCGCTTCCCGCGCGAACAAGGGTTGATGGCCTTCGTCCAGCGCCATGGTGGACAGGTCAACGCGCGCACCAGCGAACGCACCACCGACTATTTCTTCGAGTTGCCCCAGGCGGTGTTCGGCGAGGGCCTGGAGCGGCTGTGCGACATGCTGGCCCGGCCGCGCCTGGCCATCGAAGACCAGCAACGCGAGCGCGAAGTGCTTCATGCCGAGTTCATCGCCTGGTCGCGCGACACCCAGGCCCAGCACCTGTTCGGCCTCGCCGGCGGAGTCTCGGCCCGCCATCCGCTGCGCGCCTTCCATGCCGGCAACCGCGACAGCCTGCCGGTGGCCAGCCCCGAGTTCCAGCAGGCGCTGCACGACTTCCACCAGCGCTACTACCGCACCGGGCAGATGACCTTGCAATTGGTCGGGCCGCAGCCGCCGCGGATTCTCGCGGGGCTGGCCAGGGACGCCGATGCCGCACTGGCCGCGGGCCCGCGCAGCGCCAATGCGCCCGTGGAGACGCTGCTGGGCGACCCGGGAGAGGCGCCGCCGGCCAGCGACCCGCAACGGCTCAACCTGCTGTTCGCCTGTGACGGCCTGCCGCCCGGCACGGACGAGGCGCTGCGTTTCCTGGAACTATGGGCGGGATCCGCCCATCCCGGCGGCCTGCTGGCCGAACTGCGACGCCTGGGCTGGGCCCAGAGCCTGTCGCTGAGTCCGCTGTACCAGTACGCCGACCAGGCCCTCGTCAACTTCGAAGTGCAGCTGACCGAGGCCGGACGGCAATCCCGGGCGGCGGCCCAGGCACTGTGCTTCGACTGGCTGAAGTACTTCCAGTCCCATGCCGGTTGGGAGCCCCTGCGCGAGGAGTATCGCCTGCTGCGCGGCCGCCAGTCGCGGACCGAGGGTGCGCTGGAGCTGGCCCGGCGCCTGGCCCATGGACAACTTCCGGAACTGCCGGACGAATCCGTCCCGGCCCTGCGGGCATTGCTCGAACGTTTCACGCCCCAGGCACTGCTCGCACCCGGCGCCCAGGCGCTGGACGAACCGCCCCGGCTGCCGCCGTTCGGTCCCTGGCGCCTGCCGCCGCGCAACCGTTTCCTGCGCGGCCAGCGCCAGCCGACCCAGGCCAGCCCGCGAATCGCGGCCCTGGCGCATGGCGAGCCCGAACCGAATCGCGGACTGGAGGGCGCCGTGCACCTGCGCTGGCGCCTGGCCAACCGGCATCACGCCGCGCTGTGGCACATGCTCGACGCCAGCCTGCGCCGGCTCGGCGAGGAAGCCCGCCAGGCTGGCGTGCAACTGGAATTCTCACGCCTGGGTCCGGACTGGCAGTTGCGCCTGTGCGGTGTACGCGAGCCGCTCCCGGCGATCCTCGAACAGGCAGTGGAATTACTGCAACGCCCGGCACCGGAGAGCTGGCGCCAGGCCAGCCCACCCCCACGCCAGCAGGTACCGATCCGCGAGTTGCTCGCCCAGTGGCCCGAGCATGGCCTGGGCCACTACCGCCCGGCGCGCAACGACAGCAGCGAACTGCACCCCGAAGCGCTGCAACGGCTGTGGCAGCAGGCGCGCTGGGATGGTCTGGTACTGGACTTCGACGATGCCGACCGGCTCGCCCTCGACGCCGTGGCGGCGCGCTTGCCGGGCAGTGCCTCGAACGATCTTCTCCAACCGTCCACACTGCCCGACCGAGCAAGCTGGAGCCAGGTGGCCTGCGGTTCAGACGAGCACGCACTGCTCGTGTGGTGTCCGGCACCGAGCGTGTCGATCGAGGACGAAGCGGCCTGGCGCGCACTCGCCCAATTGCTCCAGGCGCCGTTCTACCAGCGCCTGCGCACCGAGCTACAGTTGGGCTATGCGGTGTTCAGCGCATTCCGCCAGCTCGCCGGCCGCCCTGGACTGTTGTTTGGTGTGCAGTCGCCCGGCAGCGACTGTGCGGCCTTGTGGGGGCACATCGCCGAATTCCTCAATGCCCTGCCCGAGCGCCTCGCGCAATGGCCGGGGACAAGACTGCGCGAGCAATGCGCGGCGCTGGCCGACAGCCTCGACGGCGGCAACCTCGGACTGGCGCAGCGACTCGAGATGCAGTGGCAAGGAAGATTGGCCGGCCGTTCGTCGGATTATTCCAACACATTGAGAGAATCTTATTCCAACACCTTGAGAGAATCGGTCGTTCAACTGGAGGGGCCGGCGCTGGTCGAGGCGGCGCATCGGCTGCTGGCCAGCCAGGTGAGGTGGACCGCGCTGGCGACCGGGCCTTGCCCGGGTGCGTCTTGGTATGAGGCAGTCTGA
- a CDS encoding trypsin-like serine peptidase, protein MKHLEFGLPVRPFMGALMCTLSLAVGCGSVEELEAERGALGKNQGKVVYGTDDRTDVYVHPDATLRARAQQSTVGLVHPEFINLTDPNNVTFPGPTLGEGLNLCTTERFWNDRRAAFCSGSLIGDDLVLTAGHCVGNAAECANTRIVFNYYRSGEGEMQRVTSADVFQCASIVARQHGNRLDEQYLDYAIVRLDRPATPRFTPAPVRTGNTPLSVGQNVAAIGSSNGIPFKIDSGGSVRDTRAGSLDFFVATSDTFAGNSGSAVYETNSYSVAGIIVRGDADYVANGTCKVVNRCGETECFGTEATYIYPALRGLCAEINNSDPRLCAGMPPPPVRPANSFTYSTSDTNNGQKNTVDKVITLGKGDVVQVGTCGLEGATENGPTSLRLVNAAGVQVANGGCSFKHRATESGDYTIRAGCSSSWSCGGTVVWKQTLNANLVRGTFNFNVSNTDSATRNTANQNVTLSYGQTIDFGTCGTDGTVPGNGDTVMRLVDVASGSVVVEHDDAHGDCGSLSHAIYTSNIVGDNRPHQIRIGCFRDTQCSGTAAYVIY, encoded by the coding sequence ATGAAACATCTCGAATTCGGGCTGCCGGTGCGTCCTTTCATGGGTGCGCTCATGTGTACTCTCTCGCTCGCGGTGGGCTGTGGTTCGGTGGAGGAACTGGAAGCGGAGCGGGGTGCACTCGGAAAAAACCAGGGCAAGGTTGTCTATGGAACAGATGACCGGACGGATGTCTATGTCCATCCGGACGCCACGCTGCGCGCGCGGGCCCAGCAGTCCACGGTGGGCCTGGTGCACCCGGAGTTCATCAACCTGACGGACCCCAACAACGTCACCTTCCCGGGCCCGACGCTGGGCGAGGGCCTCAACCTCTGCACCACCGAGCGCTTCTGGAATGATCGGCGGGCGGCTTTCTGTTCCGGCTCGCTCATCGGTGACGACCTGGTGCTCACCGCGGGTCACTGTGTCGGAAACGCCGCGGAATGCGCCAACACCCGCATCGTCTTCAACTACTACCGGTCCGGTGAAGGGGAGATGCAGCGAGTCACCTCCGCGGACGTCTTCCAGTGCGCCTCCATCGTGGCGCGTCAGCATGGCAACCGGCTGGACGAGCAGTACCTGGACTACGCCATCGTGCGCCTGGATCGGCCGGCCACGCCGCGCTTCACCCCGGCGCCGGTCCGCACGGGCAACACCCCGCTGAGCGTCGGGCAGAACGTGGCCGCCATCGGCAGCAGCAACGGGATTCCCTTCAAGATCGACTCCGGTGGCTCGGTGCGCGACACGCGCGCGGGGAGCCTGGACTTCTTCGTGGCCACCTCGGACACCTTCGCTGGCAATTCGGGCTCGGCCGTCTACGAGACGAACAGCTACTCGGTGGCGGGCATCATCGTGCGCGGTGATGCGGACTACGTCGCCAATGGCACCTGCAAAGTCGTCAACAGGTGCGGCGAGACGGAGTGCTTTGGCACGGAGGCCACGTATATCTACCCGGCCCTGCGCGGCTTGTGCGCCGAGATCAACAACAGTGATCCGCGGCTGTGCGCCGGAATGCCCCCGCCTCCGGTCCGCCCGGCCAACTCGTTCACCTACAGCACGAGCGACACCAACAACGGTCAGAAGAACACGGTGGACAAGGTGATCACCCTCGGCAAGGGGGACGTGGTGCAGGTGGGCACCTGCGGCCTGGAGGGCGCCACGGAGAACGGACCCACCTCACTCCGTCTCGTCAATGCCGCGGGGGTTCAGGTCGCCAACGGTGGGTGCAGCTTCAAGCACCGGGCGACCGAATCCGGCGATTACACCATTCGCGCGGGCTGCAGCAGCAGCTGGAGCTGCGGGGGCACCGTGGTCTGGAAGCAGACCTTGAATGCCAACCTGGTCCGAGGCACGTTCAATTTCAACGTCAGCAACACCGACAGCGCCACGAGGAATACCGCCAACCAGAACGTGACGCTGTCCTACGGTCAGACCATCGATTTCGGCACCTGTGGCACCGATGGGACCGTCCCCGGCAACGGCGATACCGTCATGCGCCTGGTCGACGTGGCGTCGGGCTCCGTGGTGGTCGAGCACGATGACGCCCACGGCGACTGCGGAAGCCTCTCGCACGCCATCTACACCTCGAACATCGTGGGCGATAACAGGCCGCATCAGATCCGTATCGGCTGCTTCCGTGACACCCAGTGCAGCGGTACGGCCGCCTACGTCATCTACTGA